From a region of the Fischerella sp. JS2 genome:
- a CDS encoding sugar ABC transporter permease: MPKIYSKSSQSWLDNDTVAAWIFLTPALILLSLFILWPIAYLFYLSFTSGMFTSGGIHWIGLKNYWRLLSNSDFWQVIFNTIYFTLATVIPSLVIPLGLAVLLNQALPLRGLLRSVYFLPSIISLVAAGLGFRWLFQNDGAINSLLDVIGIKDISWLSSTVWAMPVLIILSIWKQLGFNMVVFLAGLQTIPPSLYEAAELDGVNAWQKFWYITLPGLQSTLIFVIVTTMIFTLRSFEQVYVITGGGPLNSTNLMVYYIYQEAFAQFDFGYAAAAATVLFAVTLILVYLQLQTWKEES, from the coding sequence ATGCCAAAAATATATAGTAAATCTAGTCAGTCGTGGTTGGATAACGATACCGTTGCTGCTTGGATTTTTCTCACTCCAGCACTAATTTTATTGAGTCTTTTTATCCTTTGGCCCATTGCCTACTTGTTTTATCTCAGTTTTACTAGTGGTATGTTCACTTCTGGTGGCATACATTGGATAGGCTTAAAAAATTACTGGCGCTTGCTATCTAACTCAGATTTTTGGCAAGTTATTTTTAATACTATTTATTTTACTCTTGCTACTGTTATTCCTAGTTTGGTTATCCCTTTGGGACTAGCGGTACTGTTAAACCAGGCTTTGCCTTTACGCGGACTGCTGAGAAGTGTATATTTTTTACCTTCAATTATCTCTTTAGTTGCTGCTGGATTGGGATTTCGCTGGTTATTTCAAAACGATGGTGCTATAAATTCGTTGTTAGATGTCATAGGTATTAAAGACATTTCCTGGTTGAGTAGTACTGTTTGGGCAATGCCAGTATTAATTATCTTAAGTATTTGGAAACAACTCGGCTTTAACATGGTAGTATTTTTAGCAGGGTTACAAACAATTCCCCCGAGTCTATACGAAGCTGCGGAACTCGATGGTGTTAATGCTTGGCAAAAGTTTTGGTACATTACCCTACCTGGATTGCAATCAACTTTAATATTTGTAATTGTTACCACCATGATTTTCACATTGCGGAGTTTTGAGCAAGTGTATGTAATTACTGGTGGTGGGCCTTTGAATTCTACTAATTTAATGGTTTACTACATTTACCAAGAGGCTTTTGCTCAATTTGATTTTGGTTATGCAGCAGCAGCAGCAACAGTACTATTTGCGGTAACACTGATACTAGTATATTTGCAGTTACAAACTTGGAAAGAAGAAAGTTAA
- the purN gene encoding phosphoribosylglycinamide formyltransferase, whose amino-acid sequence MTLRPDSTASLVSPQIQDAFAQSTPLKLGIMASGNGSNFEAIAQAIKDGKLNAQIQVLIYNNPDAYAAVRASYWDVPAVLLNHRDYNSREEFDQQIVQTLRQYDVDWVIMAGWMRLVTEVLIDAFTNKIINIHPSLLPSFKGSRAVEQALATGVKIVGCTVHLVCLEMDSGPILMQAAVPVLPEDTPETLHARIQVQEHRILPQAIALAAQQFTTHYPSK is encoded by the coding sequence ATGACACTCCGCCCTGATTCTACCGCTAGCCTGGTTTCTCCTCAAATTCAAGATGCATTTGCTCAAAGCACTCCTTTAAAATTGGGAATTATGGCTTCGGGAAATGGCAGTAACTTTGAAGCAATTGCCCAAGCTATCAAAGACGGGAAACTTAACGCCCAAATTCAAGTATTAATTTACAACAACCCAGATGCTTATGCCGCAGTCCGGGCTAGTTATTGGGATGTACCTGCCGTACTTCTCAACCACCGTGACTACAATAGCCGTGAAGAATTTGATCAGCAAATTGTCCAAACTCTACGGCAGTATGATGTGGATTGGGTAATTATGGCTGGTTGGATGCGACTAGTAACAGAAGTATTAATTGATGCTTTTACAAATAAGATTATTAATATTCATCCCAGCTTATTACCTAGTTTTAAAGGTTCCCGTGCCGTGGAACAGGCCCTAGCTACTGGTGTCAAAATCGTCGGCTGTACAGTGCATTTAGTTTGTTTGGAAATGGACAGTGGCCCGATTTTAATGCAGGCGGCGGTTCCCGTCCTACCGGAGGACACACCCGAAACCCTCCACGCCAGAATTCAGGTGCAGGAACACAGGATATTACCACAAGCGATCGCACTTGCGGCACAACAATTTACAACCCATTACCCATCAAAATAA
- a CDS encoding CHAT domain-containing protein, with protein MQRTQAKTAIASLWSVNDGSTQSLMNAFYSLLQKPNITKAEVLREAQI; from the coding sequence ATGCAACGCACCCAAGCTAAAACCGCTATTGCTAGTTTGTGGTCTGTTAACGATGGTAGTACACAAAGCTTGATGAACGCTTTCTATAGCCTATTGCAAAAACCAAACATCACCAAAGCTGAAGTCCTTAGAGAAGCACAAATATGA
- a CDS encoding VOC family protein has product MTITLNHTIVPARDKEAAARFFAQIFGLKVEPSVGHFAAVRVNDTLTLDFDDREEFESHHYAFHVSDEEFDAIFARIKKAGLEYSSDPMHRNKNQINHRNGGRGFYFYDPDGHNLELLTRP; this is encoded by the coding sequence ATGACAATTACTTTAAATCACACCATAGTACCTGCACGTGACAAAGAAGCAGCAGCACGGTTTTTTGCACAAATATTTGGTCTAAAAGTTGAGCCTTCTGTAGGTCACTTTGCTGCTGTACGTGTCAATGATACTCTCACCCTTGACTTTGACGATAGAGAGGAATTTGAGTCGCACCACTATGCATTCCATGTGAGTGATGAGGAATTTGATGCAATCTTCGCACGCATCAAAAAAGCAGGATTGGAATATAGTAGCGATCCCATGCACCGAAATAAAAACCAAATCAATCATAGAAATGGAGGACGTGGTTTCTATTTCTATGATCCCGACGGTCATAATTTGGAATTGTTAACCCGTCCGTAA
- a CDS encoding HdeD family acid-resistance protein — MTTNVPNEISKNNNRSLWMGIILIVLGIIAIALPVVTTIFAETWFAVILASAGFAKLFYAYNTRDQGGFVWKLLLSGLYIATGIMLLIYPRTGILTLTLLLGSFLLTEAVFELILAFKLRPQQNWTWVLTDGIITLILGGMIWFQWPFNAPWLLGTLLGASVLFTGVSRVMLSLNGRSALNPSDQTA; from the coding sequence ATGACAACCAACGTTCCTAATGAAATCAGCAAAAATAATAATCGATCGCTATGGATGGGTATTATCCTAATTGTTTTGGGAATAATTGCGATCGCACTACCTGTTGTCACAACTATTTTCGCTGAAACCTGGTTTGCAGTAATCCTAGCTTCTGCCGGGTTTGCCAAACTATTCTATGCATATAATACTCGCGATCAAGGCGGCTTTGTTTGGAAACTATTACTAAGCGGCCTTTACATCGCTACTGGTATCATGCTACTTATTTATCCTCGCACAGGTATTCTGACACTCACTCTGTTACTAGGTAGCTTCTTATTAACCGAAGCTGTATTTGAGTTGATCCTAGCATTCAAGTTACGTCCACAACAAAACTGGACTTGGGTACTCACTGATGGTATTATTACCCTCATTTTAGGTGGAATGATTTGGTTCCAGTGGCCTTTCAATGCACCTTGGCTGCTGGGAACACTGCTTGGTGCTAGTGTTCTATTCACTGGTGTTTCTCGTGTGATGCTGTCATTGAATGGACGTTCTGCTTTAAATCCTTCAGACCAAACTGCATAA
- a CDS encoding CPBP family intramembrane glutamic endopeptidase: protein MTQPEKQEPEIPYLTRTQVLVAMAVTAVVLWMIAKLWLYFGNFTLMPLTWNSRDLLLGVGLGLSITGLSGLAYQLCPPYRKSANYYLEIVLKPLALPDLIWLGLLPGLSEELLFRGVMLPAFGLDDAAVIVSSLCFGVLHLSGSQQWPYVIWASIVGLILGYSALLSGNLLVPIIAHVFTNIVSSYLWKVGRY from the coding sequence GTGACTCAACCAGAAAAACAAGAGCCAGAAATACCCTATCTAACACGCACCCAAGTACTGGTGGCGATGGCAGTAACTGCTGTAGTTTTATGGATGATTGCCAAATTATGGTTGTATTTTGGCAATTTTACCCTGATGCCTTTAACTTGGAATTCCAGGGATTTGCTTTTAGGTGTGGGTTTAGGCTTAAGTATTACTGGTTTGAGTGGTTTAGCTTATCAACTTTGTCCCCCCTACCGGAAAAGCGCCAATTATTACTTAGAAATAGTTCTCAAACCCCTTGCTTTACCTGATTTAATTTGGTTGGGGTTATTACCAGGATTGAGTGAAGAATTATTATTTCGTGGTGTAATGTTGCCAGCTTTTGGATTAGATGATGCTGCTGTAATCGTATCCAGTCTTTGCTTTGGTGTTTTGCATCTGAGTGGTTCGCAACAATGGCCATATGTGATTTGGGCAAGTATTGTTGGACTAATATTAGGATATAGCGCTCTCCTCAGTGGTAATTTGTTAGTGCCAATTATTGCTCATGTATTTACCAATATCGTTTCTAGTTATTTGTGGAAAGTAGGAAGGTATTAA
- a CDS encoding DUF3326 domain-containing protein, which translates to MRPYTSILIVPTGIGAAIGGYAGDALPVAKTLAQVCDRLITHPNVMNGAILYWNLPNAFYVEGYGLDKFASGCWGLRPIHQNRIGLLLDQGIEPELRLRHLQAADAARTTLGLSLTDYVITDAPLDVQLRTSASGVSWGTIGNPDSLLRTAEILINKAGAEAIAVVARFPDNIDEQADQNYRHGKGVDPIAGAEAVISHLVVRQFHIPCAHSPAFLPPSLDPDLSPRSAAEELGYTFLPSVLVGLSRAPQFIVRETEQKAEPTDIWANQVDAIIVPASACGSSALLSLSQSKSLIVTVQENHTLIQVLPQPLGIKSVQVNSYLEAVGVLVAHKAGINPYALNPEILPLRCLNN; encoded by the coding sequence ATGCGCCCATATACTTCTATTCTAATTGTACCAACTGGCATTGGGGCTGCAATTGGTGGTTATGCAGGTGATGCATTACCAGTTGCGAAAACTCTTGCCCAGGTTTGCGATCGCCTGATCACCCACCCCAATGTCATGAATGGTGCGATTCTATATTGGAATCTCCCCAATGCTTTCTATGTCGAAGGTTATGGGCTTGACAAATTTGCCTCTGGATGCTGGGGATTACGCCCCATCCATCAAAATCGTATTGGTTTACTTTTAGACCAAGGAATAGAACCAGAATTGCGCCTGCGACACCTGCAAGCAGCCGATGCAGCTAGGACAACTCTAGGATTGTCTTTAACTGATTATGTAATAACTGATGCGCCTTTAGACGTACAATTACGTACCTCTGCCTCTGGTGTCAGTTGGGGAACTATAGGTAATCCAGATAGTTTACTGCGGACGGCGGAAATATTAATTAACAAAGCAGGAGCAGAAGCGATCGCAGTTGTGGCTCGTTTCCCCGATAATATTGATGAACAAGCAGACCAAAACTACCGTCATGGTAAAGGCGTAGATCCCATCGCCGGGGCTGAAGCTGTGATTAGCCATTTAGTAGTGCGACAGTTTCACATTCCTTGCGCCCATTCTCCAGCCTTTTTACCTCCATCCCTAGATCCAGATTTATCTCCCCGTTCAGCTGCCGAAGAATTAGGTTATACTTTTCTACCAAGCGTTCTTGTTGGTTTAAGCCGCGCACCCCAATTTATTGTAAGGGAGACTGAGCAAAAGGCTGAACCAACAGATATTTGGGCTAATCAAGTAGACGCCATAATTGTGCCAGCAAGCGCATGTGGCAGTAGCGCCTTACTGAGTCTCAGCCAAAGTAAATCTTTGATAGTTACAGTTCAGGAAAATCATACTCTTATCCAAGTTCTTCCCCAACCTTTGGGGATAAAATCAGTACAGGTAAACTCATATTTAGAAGCAGTGGGTGTATTAGTTGCCCATAAAGCTGGCATTAACCCATATGCCCTTAATCCTGAAATCTTGCCATTACGTTGTTTAAATAATTAG
- a CDS encoding 2Fe-2S iron-sulfur cluster-binding protein gives MSNIYTVEIHHQGKTHTLQVSEDQTILSVADAAGLELPSSCHAGVCTTCAGQIISGTVDQTDGMGVSPELQKQGYVLLCVAYPRSDLKIATEKEDTVYQLQFGK, from the coding sequence ATGTCCAATATTTATACGGTTGAAATTCACCATCAAGGCAAAACTCATACCTTACAAGTTTCCGAAGATCAAACAATTTTATCAGTTGCAGATGCGGCTGGTTTAGAATTACCTAGTTCTTGTCATGCAGGGGTTTGTACAACTTGTGCTGGTCAAATTATTTCCGGTACAGTAGATCAAACTGATGGCATGGGTGTCAGTCCAGAACTCCAAAAACAAGGTTACGTCTTACTTTGTGTAGCCTATCCTCGTTCTGATTTAAAAATTGCCACAGAAAAAGAAGATACGGTTTATCAATTACAATTTGGGAAATAA